The Bacteroidia bacterium genome contains a region encoding:
- the hemC gene encoding hydroxymethylbilane synthase: MKLVIGTRSSSLAQWQAKEVANQLQQIGIDSELCFIQTLGDAVQNIALTTIGETGVFTKALDEALVSGKIDIAVHSAKDMPGRLQEGIQVSAALKRADAHDVVLTCTEDAHLENMNRRLVVGTGSVRRQAFMKHYYPFHETRLIRGNIDTRIQKLRNGEYDLILLAKAGVMRSGYQELICQQLSLHTFVPAAGQGTIAITTCTENKAAHQIISKISHSESAIRLAAERAFLQEVEGGCQLPVFAYATIMVDNLIIWGGISSTDGVTLVQHSLEGVTSEPTKLGKTLAQKILTEYPLTTKH, translated from the coding sequence ATGAAGTTGGTTATTGGCACACGTAGCAGTTCGCTTGCACAATGGCAAGCAAAAGAAGTAGCAAATCAACTGCAACAAATAGGAATTGATAGTGAGCTATGCTTTATCCAGACCTTAGGGGATGCTGTTCAGAATATAGCCTTAACAACTATTGGAGAAACCGGAGTTTTCACCAAAGCGTTAGATGAGGCATTGGTATCAGGTAAGATAGATATTGCTGTTCATAGTGCTAAAGATATGCCGGGGCGTTTACAAGAAGGGATTCAGGTTTCGGCTGCACTTAAGCGAGCAGATGCTCATGACGTTGTGCTAACTTGTACCGAAGATGCTCATTTAGAAAATATGAACCGCCGTTTGGTGGTCGGAACGGGATCTGTGCGCCGCCAAGCCTTTATGAAACATTATTACCCTTTTCATGAAACTCGACTAATTCGAGGTAATATAGATACACGCATTCAAAAACTCCGAAACGGAGAATACGACTTGATATTATTAGCCAAAGCCGGCGTAATGCGCAGTGGTTACCAAGAATTAATTTGCCAACAACTTTCTCTACATACCTTTGTGCCTGCTGCTGGGCAAGGTACAATAGCCATCACCACTTGCACAGAAAATAAAGCTGCTCACCAGATAATATCAAAAATTTCACATTCAGAAAGTGCTATCAGATTAGCAGCAGAGCGCGCCTTTTTACAGGAAGTTGAGGGCGGCTGCCAATTACCGGTATTTGCCTACGCTACCATTATGGTAGATAACTTAATTATATGGGGCGGAATATCATCCACAGACGGTGTAACTTTGGTACAACACTCCTTAGAGGGCGTAACCTCAGAACCTACAAAACTGGGAAAAACACTTGCCCAAAAAATCCTTACGGAATATCCACTAACAACTAAACATTAA
- a CDS encoding uroporphyrinogen-III synthase, producing the protein MAGKVKSVLVSQPKPTDENSPYYALAKKYSLKIDFRNFIQIEGVTVNEYRKQGLDPVKFTAIILTSKNAVDHFFRIVRELKTEMPPDTKYFCVGETTALYLQKYIVVRKRKLYVGEKTTGDLIEIIKKHKTEKFLYPCSDIHRTDLTDYMHQNSFDIKEAIIYHTIPCDLADLKGVKYDLLCFFSPSGIDSLFKNFPEFVQADTRVAVFGPTTAKAAIENGLRVDIEAPLPNMPSLTGAIELYLKNNK; encoded by the coding sequence ATGGCCGGAAAAGTAAAATCAGTTCTTGTATCACAACCCAAACCCACAGACGAAAACTCTCCCTACTATGCTCTTGCCAAAAAATATAGTCTAAAAATTGACTTTAGAAACTTTATCCAAATAGAGGGAGTAACTGTTAATGAATATCGTAAACAAGGCTTAGACCCGGTTAAATTTACGGCTATTATTCTAACCAGTAAAAATGCAGTGGACCATTTTTTCAGGATAGTCCGTGAACTTAAAACTGAAATGCCCCCCGACACAAAATATTTTTGCGTGGGCGAAACTACTGCACTTTACTTGCAAAAATATATTGTAGTGCGAAAAAGAAAACTCTATGTTGGTGAAAAGACAACCGGAGACCTTATCGAAATAATTAAAAAACATAAGACAGAGAAATTTCTGTACCCATGTTCAGACATACACCGGACAGATCTAACGGACTATATGCACCAAAATAGCTTTGATATTAAAGAAGCTATTATCTACCACACAATCCCATGCGATTTAGCAGACTTAAAAGGAGTTAAGTATGATTTACTCTGTTTTTTTTCTCCCTCCGGCATAGATTCTTTATTCAAAAACTTTCCGGAATTTGTTCAAGCAGATACAAGGGTAGCCGTTTTTGGCCCAACAACAGCAAAAGCAGCTATAGAAAATGGTTTACGGGTTGATATTGAAGCTCCCCTACCAAATATGCCTTCCTTAACGGGTGCTATTGAGCTATATTTAAAGAACAACAAATAA
- a CDS encoding type IX secretion system membrane protein PorP/SprF → MPNLAHDFTVSLSKFGMKDICRLLLVGSVLITGTVFAQQDPQVSMYMFNRQFFNPAYAGAAGAPNLTLQGREQYVGIQGHPRTFNLAGSLPVKKLRGGVGGYIMGDQVGFWNTTSLNLAYAFHLPVGHNGSALQLGIQGTFSNKSLDFSKLNPAEQGDQLLLNAAGSVKSQFAPSVGAGIYFHTAEDKFYLGISANHINNPKMTEFGKETNLSLATYLNAGYRFRLNSNGDINLTPSVLFKMTSPQSQLDFNLNLNVSPMVFGVSYRGLKNTDAILGIVGFQANERLFVAYSYDYVMNGLRSSTSGSHELIVSYTFPTVFKIYPADRGVRDNKPFN, encoded by the coding sequence ATGCCTAATTTAGCGCACGATTTCACAGTCAGCTTATCCAAATTTGGAATGAAGGATATTTGTCGCTTACTTTTAGTGGGCTCCGTTTTAATAACAGGAACCGTTTTTGCCCAACAAGACCCGCAGGTTAGTATGTATATGTTTAACCGCCAATTTTTTAATCCTGCGTATGCGGGGGCTGCAGGAGCACCTAATCTAACTTTGCAAGGTCGCGAGCAATATGTTGGAATACAAGGCCACCCTCGAACGTTTAACTTAGCCGGAAGTTTACCCGTAAAAAAATTACGCGGTGGAGTTGGAGGCTATATAATGGGAGACCAAGTCGGCTTTTGGAATACAACAAGCTTAAATTTAGCCTACGCATTTCACCTGCCTGTTGGCCACAATGGATCAGCATTACAATTAGGGATACAAGGAACTTTTTCTAATAAGTCCTTAGATTTTTCTAAGCTAAACCCAGCGGAGCAGGGAGACCAATTACTATTAAATGCTGCCGGAAGCGTAAAAAGCCAGTTTGCCCCAAGTGTAGGAGCCGGTATTTATTTCCATACAGCAGAAGATAAATTCTATCTGGGTATTTCCGCTAACCATATAAATAATCCCAAAATGACCGAATTTGGGAAAGAAACAAACCTGTCCTTAGCTACGTATCTAAATGCAGGTTATCGTTTTCGTCTTAATTCAAACGGTGATATCAACTTGACACCCAGCGTATTATTTAAGATGACTTCCCCTCAGAGTCAATTAGACTTTAACCTAAATCTAAATGTTAGCCCGATGGTCTTCGGGGTATCTTATAGGGGGCTCAAAAATACAGACGCTATTTTGGGTATTGTAGGCTTTCAAGCTAATGAAAGATTATTTGTAGCCTACTCTTATGATTACGTAATGAATGGTCTTCGTTCCTCAACAAGCGGATCCCATGAATTAATTGTTTCATATACATTCCCAACAGTATTTAAAATATATCCAGCAGACCGCGGTGTGCGTGATAATAAACCATTCAACTAA